In Candidatus Poribacteria bacterium, a single genomic region encodes these proteins:
- a CDS encoding DUF5615 family PIN-like protein, producing MKLLFDQNLSPNLVNLLADLFPNSTHVQDAGLDAAADTELWDYARKNDYLIVSKDADFRHRSTVYGPPPKVIWIGLGNCSTKTVENNLRDHYSDIQAFARDANRGLFVLL from the coding sequence ATGAAACTTCTATTCGATCAGAACCTATCGCCGAATCTTGTGAATCTGCTGGCGGATCTGTTTCCTAATTCCACTCATGTCCAAGATGCTGGATTAGATGCGGCAGCGGATACCGAGTTATGGGATTACGCCCGTAAAAACGATTATCTTATCGTATCAAAAGATGCAGATTTTAGGCATAGAAGCACTGTTTATGGACCTCCCCCAAAAGTAATTTGGATCGGTTTAGGGAATTGTTCAACAAAGACTGTCGAAAATAACTTAAGAGATCATTACTCGGATATCCAAGCCTTTGCAAGAGATGCCAATCGAGGGTTATTTGTCCTGCTGTGA